TAAAATATGTATAAGTCACCAATTAATGGGAAGGGCAATCAAGGAAGAAGAAGGATTCTTCTTCCCTATTTCTGCTTTTCCTCCGTACAATGGATTGGTGAGATTTTAGTCCCCCCCACCAAGCTGTATTGGATCAGAGCCTTGATATAACTGCTCCTGGAACAtgattatttattgtatttactatCTTTGTATTCCACTCTactttcaaggagcccagagtgatgtacatggttatatttatcctcacaaccaccctgtcaggtaggctaggctgagagataagtgactgtctcagagtcacccagtgagtttcatggctgaatagggtttTGAACGCAGGCTTTCCCCTAGTCGGACACTCAAATCACGACACCACCCTGGTTCTCTTTCAGGTGCTGCAATGTCCAGTCTTGCATTcttgtgcctcctcctcctccccactgaaATGGATTCCAAATCTGCCTCTGAAAATGACACTGTGGTGGTCACAAGCAGTGGCCCTGTTAAAGGTAAACTTGTCCCAGCTGGATCTGGCACCGTGACAGCCTACCTGGGCATCCCCTATGCAGAACCTCCCCTGGGGAAACTGCGATTTCAGAAGCCCCTTCCACACCAGCCATGGGACCATgtcttggaggccacagactttGGAAGTTCCTGTCACCAGAAGACTTATTTTTCCTCACCTTATTCAAACATGTGGGTTGCCAGAACACCCCATTCAGAGGACTGTCTCTTTCTCAACATCTGGGTGCCCCACACACAGCCATCCATGCCATCTCCGGTCCTTGTTTGGATCCATGGTGGAGGATTTCTTGTTGGCACAGGTTCCATGGACTTGTACAATGGAGCATTTTTAGCAGCTGCTGAAAATGTCATTGTGGCCTCCATTAATTACCGCTTGGGGGCTCTGGGATTTCTTTACTTGCCACCGGATGCCCCAGGAAATGTGGGCTTGTGGGACCAATGGCTGGCTCTAAAGTGGGTGAAGGAGAATGCAGCTGCCTTTGGTGGGGACCCTGATCAGTTGACTCTCCTTGGCCACAGTGCTGGAGCAGCCTCGGTGGGTTTCCACCTCCTCTCACCAGCCAGCCAACCCCTTTTTGCTCGGGCTGTGCTTCAGAGTGGAGCTCCCAATGCCCCCTGGGCTTGGAGGCATCCTGAGGATGCCAAGCGAACAGCCATATACTTTGGCCATCTGCTGGGCTGCACTGCACAAAATGGCAGTAATGTGGTGAGCTGCTTTCAGGGAAAGAATATTTCAGGACACTTGCTTTCTTTTTTGGAAATTGTCTTTTCACCCACCACAGACGGGGACTTCCTCTCTGATGAGCCACAGAAAATTCTACAGACTGGGCTCATTCAGTCTAAACCGCTTCTCATTGGTGTGACAGGTGACGATGGGTCTGTCTTTGTGGCACCTCATCTTCCTGGCGGCATAAAGAACGATGGGCTACTGACCTGGGAGCAGCTCCTGAATGGGGTGAAATGGTTACTGCGGAAAAAGTTTGAGGAAGAGGTTGCCAAAGGCATAGCACTGCAGTACAATGAGGGTCATGGGTCAGAACGCTACCGTTGGACCTTGGCTCAGTTTGCTAAAGACTACTATTTTGTGTGCCCAATGGCTGAAGTTGCTGCAGCAATGGTAGCAGTTGGCAGTCCTGTGTATGTTTACTCCTTCAACCATCACATCTCCGGCTCCATTTGGCATGAGTGGATGGGGGCAGCCCATGGAGCGGAGGTGCCTTACCTGTTTGGAACTCTGGCATCACTGCTGAGAACGAACCAAACATACACAGAGGCTGATGCTGCACTGAGCAGCCAGATGATGCAATACTGGGCAGAGTTTGCCAGAAGTGGGTAAGGCATTAACTCTTCCTCTCTTGTGCCCCTAAACATAACAGCTGGCCATTCATTCCCTAGACTGGACCTTTGATCTTGGTGCTAGACATGAAACAAGTCTGTAGTTTATGATGTGGGCACTGCACCTCTTACCCTGCTGCCATTTCACAAGGCATTTATTTCCGATATATCGTAGACATTTCAGATTTCagtggagagagtggggggaaagtggtttcAGTGGAAGGGGTCAGGATTCAGAGCAAGACTCAAAGGCCTAACTCTTTTATATGTTAACCATTAAATTATAAAAGAGTTGTGTATTTTAGGAGCATTTGTTATGGTTAACCCCTGATAAATGGACAataaggcacctttcaaagtgatgatgtTGTAatatttaacagagggagagtAATGGGCCCTATTCAACCCTTGCCCAGCgaccctccaatggctgttgctgaaatctcctttatgtttctttttagactgtgaatctcctttatgttttgttttagatcggtttttttgaaaagtggtatataaataagagtaaaaatAATAGTAGTTAAAGATTTTATATTTCGTAATATCCTAAGGCTTGTTTACACCTGTTAATAATCACAAGTTGTCCCAGCACAGCAcagtacagcatccttccagtggctgttgctgatgtctgccttatgttgctttttagactgtgagctctttagagcaggggaccatcttatttatatattacttatttttgtatgtaaactgctctgagaactttggttgaagaccagtatatcaatattcatagtagtgatggatagattaagtgctgtcaagtcggtgttgactcttagtgattacatagatacaaatctctctaggatgatttgtcttcaacttggcctttaaggtctctcagtggtgcattcattgctgttgtaattgagtccatccaccttgctgctggtcgccctcttctattctttccttcaactttatggacttctcaagggagctgggttttcacataatatgcccaaagtatgatagttggagcctggtcatttgtgccttgagtgaaaattctggattgatttgttatacgatccatttgtttgttttcctggctgtccatggtgccctcaaaagtcttctccagcaccaaagctcaaaagcgtcaatgcttcttctatcttgcttcttcaaagtccaaagcTTCTTCaaagctttcgcatccatagagtgtcacggggaaaaccatcaaatctttgtagatatagacacatcatggcatctaaatatcctttccaaggccttcattgcaacccaggTGCTAgactgcggcgtatttcttgactgctggatcctttattgttgatggtcgatcctaaaaggcagaagctacccaccacttcaatgtcttcatgatcaattctgaggctggttgctgtacccgttgtcattagtttagtcttctttacatttaacaatagtcccattttttcaccgtgctctttgactttcgttactagagcttgcagatgatctgcattctcagctatcagagtgatgtcatcagtgtagcacaggttattgatatttcttcctccaactttaaaaccacgctcatcttctgggacacccattttcctaaggacattgcacaacatatttatttaacatattttaacatATCACAtaacatatttaacatattttatacctccccaaacttacgtctttggggataataaaataaaaacagaaaaagtaaaagaATTTTaagaagctgtcagagatggggaggctcttatttcactagggagtgcattccaaagccttggggcagcagcggaggaggcccgtccctgagtagccaccagacgagctggtggcaaatgcagacggacctctcctgatgatctcaggaTGCAGAGTTGAGTTCAAAGACAAGCATTGTTATATTACAAATGGAAATGATTTTATTATGGCTGCAACTCTAAAAGAAAGTGGATTGTTTGAATGGGACTTCATAAATGAATGAGCAAATCTAGCAACAGGGTGCAATCACAAGTCTTGTGACCTACTTTGGTACCGTCGCCTTGCTCATTGTAATATTATAGAGATTCATGAGCTTGAGaaagaggatttatttatttatttatttagcatatttttatactgcccaaaatgcaagttctctgggcggtttacaagccAATGAAAACctccaataaaaagattaacatatttcaacaattaaaatttaaaaagtttaaactattatagcacaattaaaacaatatctaattaaaagcctgggtgaacaaatgcgtcttgactgcccttttaaaagttgtaagagatagggaggctcttatttcagcaggaagtgtgttccaaagcctcggggcagcaatggagaaggcccgcccctgagtaactaccagatgagccagtggcaactgcagatgaacctctccagataatctcaatggggcccaagttgtttagggtcatataggttataatcaacaccctgtattttgcctggaaaaatatcggcagccagtgtagctccttcaatatgggtgtaatatggtctctccgagatgacccagagaccaacctggctgctgcattctggaccaattgtagtttccggactaaatacaagggcagccccacatagagcacattgcagtaatccagtctggaggttaccagcagatgtaccactattttgaggtcgttcatctcaagaaatggatgctgctggcatatcagccaaagctgatagcaggcatttctggccactgcctcaacctgggagaccagggagaggcttggatccagaagcacccctagactgagtacctgttccttctggggaaatgtgacgccatccacaacaggcagatcaaaattgtctcttgagtttcaatcagcacaatgagtacctccgtcttatctggattcagtttcagtttgttatccctcatccagtccatcactgactccaggtaggcatttagggaggttatgtcctcttctcatgatgctgacatggagaaatagatttgggtgtcattagtcagtttttattacagccattggccatcCAAAAGACAAAAAACCAGaacaacaaatataactaatatacacaaatagtggctgataattacacacaataaaacagtatacaaacatccaggatagattactttaaaaacagtaaaaaactcctataattgagaccttaatctcatagcactATAAAAAAATTtagccaccacttttgtgatctcacagcttgtgtccgaaaggcaatattgtgtataaaaaagctcacacctcccatgaaatctaactaacaggggggaaataagttcttccctaacaccttgatacaaagaacaatataacaaaacatgggtaaccgtttccaggaggccagagccacaggggcagaaaaCCTTAACGGAAGAATCGTtagcgaacctcctttccaaaagagaggagggcagcacatttaagcaaGCCCAAGCAAACGCAACCCAAAACTTGGAGAAGTGAAGcattgttagataatttgcacctTTATCTCCCAtgcgggggggggatcccaaaatataggggagagcaggtcctgttagcCGAAGATGTAAGTTCCTGACGTTCAATGTCATGCAACTgtagaaatacaggtgaaactcggaaaattagaatatcgtgcaaaagtccattaatttcagtaatgcaaattaaaaggtgaaactgatatatgagacagatgcattacatgcaaagcgagataagtcaagccttaatttgttataattgtgatgatcatggcgtacagctcatgaaaaccccaaatccacaatcccagaaaattagaatattacatggaaccaagaagacaaggattgaagaatagaacaatatcggacctctgaaaagtatagagtgtactgtgcttgattggccagcaaattcgcctgacctgacccaatagagaatctatggggcattgccaagagaaggatgagagacatgagaccaaacaatgcagaattgctgaaggccgctaatgaagcatcctggtcttccataatacctcatcagtgccacaggctgatagcatccatgccacgccgcattgaggcactaattgctgcaaaaggggcccaaaccaagtactgaatacatatgcatgcttatacttttcagaggtccaatattgttctattcttcaatcattgtcttcttggttccatgtaatattctaattttctgagattggagatttggggttttcatgagctgtatgccatgatcatcacaattataacaaattaaggcttgacttatctcgctttgcatgtaatgcgtctgtctcatatatcagtttcaccttttaatttgcattactgaaattaatggacttttgcacgatattctaattttccgagtttcacctgtagtatttccttcacctaattattctccagagtaagtagttcagGAGACAGTCCCaactgcattattttgttgtttacattaGATAGCTAGGGGTTTGGATAACAGTCCAATCAAAAGTAAcagaaaaaaaattctcaaatctctaaacagagtttaaaccatctagcaaaagtagatTCTCAAGCTTTACAGACTATAGAAAAAGATCCAGATTTCAGGCAAAGAACATAATATGGCACActcctaggcactgcaaagattgctcttaggaatatagactgtactctctccaattca
Above is a window of Hemicordylus capensis ecotype Gifberg chromosome 2, rHemCap1.1.pri, whole genome shotgun sequence DNA encoding:
- the LOC128343530 gene encoding cholinesterase-like isoform X4, which produces MTERRPLVLCLLCVREVILLHAVIRLNIGAAMSSLAFLCLLLLPTEMDSKSASENDTVVVTSSGPVKGKLVPAGSGTVTAYLGIPYAEPPLGKLRFQKPLPHQPWDHVLEATDFGSSCHQKTYFSSPYSNMWVARTPHSEDCLFLNIWVPHTQPSMPSPVLVWIHGGGFLVGTGSMDLYNGAFLAAAENVIVASINYRLGALGFLYLPPDAPGNVGLWDQWLALKWVKENAAAFGGDPDQLTLLGHSAGAASVGFHLLSPASQPLFARAVLQSGAPNAPWAWRHPEDAKRTAIYFGHLLGCTAQNGSNVVSCFQGKNISGHLLSFLEIVFSPTTDGDFLSDEPQKILQTGLIQSKPLLIGVTGDDGSVFVAPHLPGGIKNDGLLTWEQLLNGVKWLLRKKFEEEVAKGIALQYNEGHGSERYRWTLAQFAKDYYFVCPMAEVAAAMVAVGSPVYVYSFNHHISGSIWHEWMGAAHGAEVPYLFGTLASLLRTNQTYTEADAALSSQMMQYWAEFARSGSIPQRRCFTVPS
- the LOC128343530 gene encoding cholinesterase-like isoform X1 → MTERRPLVLCLLCVREVILLHAVIRLNIGAAMSSLAFLCLLLLPTEMDSKSASENDTVVVTSSGPVKGKLVPAGSGTVTAYLGIPYAEPPLGKLRFQKPLPHQPWDHVLEATDFGSSCHQKTYFSSPYSNMWVARTPHSEDCLFLNIWVPHTQPSMPSPVLVWIHGGGFLVGTGSMDLYNGAFLAAAENVIVASINYRLGALGFLYLPPDAPGNVGLWDQWLALKWVKENAAAFGGDPDQLTLLGHSAGAASVGFHLLSPASQPLFARAVLQSGAPNAPWAWRHPEDAKRTAIYFGHLLGCTAQNGSNVVSCFQGKNISGHLLSFLEIVFSPTTDGDFLSDEPQKILQTGLIQSKPLLIGVTGDDGSVFVAPHLPGGIKNDGLLTWEQLLNGVKWLLRKKFEEEVAKGIALQYNEGHGSERYRWTLAQFAKDYYFVCPMAEVAAAMVAVGSPVYVYSFNHHISGSIWHEWMGAAHGAEVPYLFGTLASLLRTNQTYTEADAALSSQMMQYWAEFARSGHPTGSKPNEVQWPLYNATEQHFFRISTEAPQVMQVSPAQHCGFLTEHFLNATCKSLSHRDDASLCQVNSGKNGTRT
- the LOC128343530 gene encoding cholinesterase-like isoform X2, which translates into the protein MQVAGAAMSSLAFLCLLLLPTEMDSKSASENDTVVVTSSGPVKGKLVPAGSGTVTAYLGIPYAEPPLGKLRFQKPLPHQPWDHVLEATDFGSSCHQKTYFSSPYSNMWVARTPHSEDCLFLNIWVPHTQPSMPSPVLVWIHGGGFLVGTGSMDLYNGAFLAAAENVIVASINYRLGALGFLYLPPDAPGNVGLWDQWLALKWVKENAAAFGGDPDQLTLLGHSAGAASVGFHLLSPASQPLFARAVLQSGAPNAPWAWRHPEDAKRTAIYFGHLLGCTAQNGSNVVSCFQGKNISGHLLSFLEIVFSPTTDGDFLSDEPQKILQTGLIQSKPLLIGVTGDDGSVFVAPHLPGGIKNDGLLTWEQLLNGVKWLLRKKFEEEVAKGIALQYNEGHGSERYRWTLAQFAKDYYFVCPMAEVAAAMVAVGSPVYVYSFNHHISGSIWHEWMGAAHGAEVPYLFGTLASLLRTNQTYTEADAALSSQMMQYWAEFARSGHPTGSKPNEVQWPLYNATEQHFFRISTEAPQVMQVSPAQHCGFLTEHFLNATCKSLSHRDDASLCQVNSGKNGTRT
- the LOC128343530 gene encoding cholinesterase-like isoform X3 → MSSLAFLCLLLLPTEMDSKSASENDTVVVTSSGPVKGKLVPAGSGTVTAYLGIPYAEPPLGKLRFQKPLPHQPWDHVLEATDFGSSCHQKTYFSSPYSNMWVARTPHSEDCLFLNIWVPHTQPSMPSPVLVWIHGGGFLVGTGSMDLYNGAFLAAAENVIVASINYRLGALGFLYLPPDAPGNVGLWDQWLALKWVKENAAAFGGDPDQLTLLGHSAGAASVGFHLLSPASQPLFARAVLQSGAPNAPWAWRHPEDAKRTAIYFGHLLGCTAQNGSNVVSCFQGKNISGHLLSFLEIVFSPTTDGDFLSDEPQKILQTGLIQSKPLLIGVTGDDGSVFVAPHLPGGIKNDGLLTWEQLLNGVKWLLRKKFEEEVAKGIALQYNEGHGSERYRWTLAQFAKDYYFVCPMAEVAAAMVAVGSPVYVYSFNHHISGSIWHEWMGAAHGAEVPYLFGTLASLLRTNQTYTEADAALSSQMMQYWAEFARSGHPTGSKPNEVQWPLYNATEQHFFRISTEAPQVMQVSPAQHCGFLTEHFLNATCKSLSHRDDASLCQVNSGKNGTRT